In the Pseudoliparis swirei isolate HS2019 ecotype Mariana Trench chromosome 19, NWPU_hadal_v1, whole genome shotgun sequence genome, one interval contains:
- the egf gene encoding pro-epidermal growth factor isoform X4, translating to MDLDGKNQRRLVAGVGSSMLLDFHFREESVYWADKHTGVIYKASVRGAHRQKLYSSDKYVSGLAVDWIWNRVYWTSGKKGKIKTMDINGGNERTLLRHLTQPHSINVHPTSRFLFWLSGGTTPSIQRSDVTGRMKTTLIKRAEQLEALSVDREDNRLFWVQFGLQGESVLASCDFNGNVLQIVDRPLWSQSPGISVFMEHLYYTDAASRVIKQVNKYAGGEPLIVNIKQMAKPPVNIKVVHPLNQPMADSQSSVPGCDEQSGKCVNVCSSLAQQGACQCAEGFALMKQGIYCKDVNECANWNHGCSLGCENFPGSYFCTCPKGYGLLPDRKTCGEIIPCEGNVTRRCGHGCLTTDEGAVCVCPEGSSLQEDGQACTGCSSADRGGCSQLCTPVRPGGWRCGCLPGYQLHQDGRRCMASGESRYGKAVRITAGGLHLNCSTSHHDTMHFYSSGPPPYLLVANLVDVREVHPEGTRDQTLVEDPRGTIIALDYDPVQKIVYFASVSRKTIERVDLNGGSRDVLVSVGLDSPEGLAVDWVHRTMYWTDKGQSTVDCSALTGRNRKTIISKGLEKPRGIAVHPLAKKLFWTDIGARPVVERSSLEGEERGVIASADLVSPSGLTIDFTEDRLFWCDRRRGLVETAALDGSDRRVLFENQVGRPFDLAVFEDRLWMSDGEHQLLSSVHKRTGKKLQRVRGNMVQPASIVVVHPLAKPGADVCLHLNGDCAQVCESKLGVAHCSCLSGHALSADGRSCTPAAASSGTAESGGGDSTFVEIKTPATTPDEAEPDSDSGDEGREPTLDADQMVSDQSACSALGCDVNAQCLLRGGSPSCLCLGGFTGDGQLCAELKTASPWVTTSSPADVATQDHNSNSVESCPSSHESYCLYQGVCFYFPEMESYACNCVSGYMGERCQFSDLEWWDLQQAEEEKRRNVVIAACMVALVSLLSVAACGTYCYG from the exons ATGGACCTCGATGGGAAGAACCAGAGAAGGCTCGTGGCCGGAGTGGGAAGCTCGATGCTGCTGGACTTTCATTTCCGAGAGGAGAGCGTCTACTGGGCGGACAAACACACGGGGGTCATCTACAAGGCGTCCGTGAGAGgagcacacagacag AAACTGTACTCATCCGACAAATATGTCTCGGGCCTCGCAGTGGACTGGATTTGGAACCGTGTATATTGGACAagtgggaaaaagggaaaaatcaAGACAATGGATATAAATGGGGGAAATGAAAGGACTCTTTTAAGACACTTGACCCAACCACATTCTATCAACGTTCACCCCACGAGCAG GTTTCTTTTTTGGCTGTCTGGCGGGACGACCCCAAGCATCCAGCGGTCCGATGTGACAGGACGGATGAAAACGACACTTATTAAGAGAGCAGAACAACTGGAAGCCCTGTCAGTTGACCGAGAGGACAACAGACTGTTCTGGGTTCAGTTTGGTCTCCAAGGAGAGAGTGTCCTTGCCTCTTGCGATTTCAACGGCAACGTCCTGCAAATCGTGGATCGGCCACTTTG GTCTCAGTCACCGGGGATATCAGTTTTCATGGAGCACTTGTACTACACTGATGCAGCATCTCGGGTtataaaacaagtaaacaagTACGCTGGTGGAGAGCCACTGATcgttaacataaaacaaatggcAAAACCCCCAGTTAATATCAAGGTGGTACACCCCCTCAACCAGCCAATGGCAGACTCCCAATCATCTGTTCCAG GTTGTGACGAACAGAGTGGAAAGTGCGTGAATGTGTGTTCCAGTCTggcccagcagggggcgtgcCAATGCGCCGAAGGCTTTGCTCTTATGAAGCAAGGCATTTATTGTAAAG atgtgaatgaatgtgcgAACTGGAACCACGGCTGCTCTCTCGGTTGTGAAAACTTCCCGGGCTCCTATTTCTGTACCTGCCCCAAAGGGTATGGCCTCCTCCCGGACAGGAAGACGTGTGGAG AAATTATACCATGCGAAGGCAATGTGACCAGGAGGTGTGGTCATGGATGCCTGACGACAGACGAGggtgctgtctgtgtgtgtcctgagggATCTTCACTGCAGGAGGATGGACAAGCCTGTACTG GCTGCTCGTCTGCAGACAGAGGGGGTTGCAGTCAGCTCTGTACTCCCGTCAGACCTGGCGGGTGGAGGTGTGGTTGTCTGCCCGGCTACCAGCTCCACCAAGACGGCAGGCGCTGCATGGCCTCCGGTGAGTCACGCTACGGCAAAGCCGTCCGTATTACAGCGGGGGGGTTACATCTTAACTGCAGCACATCCCATCATGACACAATGCATTTCTATTCCTCAGGACCACCGCCGTATCTACTCGTGGCCAATCTAGTGGACGTACGAGAAGTTCATCCGGAAGGCACCAGGGATCAAACCCTGGTGGAGGATCCTAGAGGAACAATCATAGCTTTGGACTATGACCCTGTCCAGAAAATT GTGTACTTTGCCAGCGTCAGCCGGAAGACAATTGAGCGGGTGGATTTGAATGGCGGCTCGAGGGACGTTCTCGTCTCGGTCGGTTTGGACTCTCCGGAGGGACTGGCGGTCGACTGGGTCCACCGCACGATGTACTGGACGGATAAAGG CCAGTCCACTGTGGACTGCAGTGCCTTAACTGGGCGGAACAGAAAAACCATCATTAGCAAAGGGCTGGAAAAACCACGGGGAATCGCGGTTCACCCTTTGGCAAA GAAGTTGTTCTGGACTGACATCGGGGCCCGTCCTGTGGTGGAACGGTCCTctttggagggggaggagcgcgGCGTCATCGCTAGCGCCGACCTCGTGTCGCCGAGCGGCCTGACCATCGACTTCACAGAGGACCGCCTGTTCTGGTGCGACCGGAGGAGGGGCCTGGTGGAGACCGCCGCCCTGGATGGCTCGGACCGACGGGTCCTGTTCGAGAACCAAGTAG GTCGACCTTTTGACCTCGCGGTATTCGAGGACCGCTTGTGGATGTCTGACGGGGAGCACCAGCTGCTGAGCAGCGTTCACAAGCGGACCGGGAAAAAACTGCAGCGCGTCCGCGGCAACATGGTCCAACCGGCGTCCATCGTGGTGGTTCATCCCCTCGCCAAGCCAG GGGCCGACGTCTGCCTTCACCTGAATGGAGATTGCGCCCAGGTGTGTGAGAGCAAACTGGGCGTCGCCCACTGCTCCTGCCTGTCGGGCCACGCCCTCTCAGCCGATGGAAGAAGTTGCacgcccgccgccgcctccagtGGAACAGCGG AATCCGGAGGCGGAGATTCGACGTTTGTCGAGATCAAAACACCCGCGACGACGCCCGATGAAGCGGAGCCCGACTCGGACTCGGGCGACGAAGGCCGTGAGCCGACGCTCGACGCGGACCAGATGGTTTCGG ACCAGAGCGCGTGCTCCGCCCTGGGCTGCGATGTCAACGCACAGTGCCTGCTGCGCGGCGGCAGCCCCAGCTGTCTGTGTCTGGGTGGTTTTACCGGTGATGGACAGCTGTGTGCCG AGTTGAAGACCGCGTCGCCGTGGGTGACGACCAGTAGCCCCGCTGATGTTGCCACCCAGGACCACAACAGTAACTCCGTGGAGAGTTGCCCGTCGTCCCACGAGTCCTACTGCCTGTACCAGGGCGTCTGCTTCTACTTTCCTGAGATGGAGTCGTACGCGTGCAA TTGTGTCTCGGGCTACATGGGGGAGCGTTGTCAATTCAGCGACCTGGAGTGGTGGGATCTTCAGCAggccgaggaggagaagaggaggaacgtGGTGATCGCGGCCTGCATGGTGGCCCTCGTCTCCCTGCTCTCGGTCGCTGCCTGTGGCACCTACTGTTACGGGTga
- the egf gene encoding pro-epidermal growth factor isoform X1 translates to MDLDGKNQRRLVAGVGSSMLLDFHFREESVYWADKHTGVIYKASVRGAHRQKLYSSDKYVSGLAVDWIWNRVYWTSGKKGKIKTMDINGGNERTLLRHLTQPHSINVHPTSRFLFWLSGGTTPSIQRSDVTGRMKTTLIKRAEQLEALSVDREDNRLFWVQFGLQGESVLASCDFNGNVLQIVDRPLWSQSPGISVFMEHLYYTDAASRVIKQVNKYAGGEPLIVNIKQMAKPPVNIKVVHPLNQPMADSQSSVPGCDEQSGKCVNVCSSLAQQGACQCAEGFALMKQGIYCKDVNECANWNHGCSLGCENFPGSYFCTCPKGYGLLPDRKTCGEIIPCEGNVTRRCGHGCLTTDEGAVCVCPEGSSLQEDGQACTGCSSADRGGCSQLCTPVRPGGWRCGCLPGYQLHQDGRRCMASGESRYGKAVRITAGGLHLNCSTSHHDTMHFYSSGPPPYLLVANLVDVREVHPEGTRDQTLVEDPRGTIIALDYDPVQKIVYFASVSRKTIERVDLNGGSRDVLVSVGLDSPEGLAVDWVHRTMYWTDKGQSTVDCSALTGRNRKTIISKGLEKPRGIAVHPLAKKLFWTDIGARPVVERSSLEGEERGVIASADLVSPSGLTIDFTEDRLFWCDRRRGLVETAALDGSDRRVLFENQVGRPFDLAVFEDRLWMSDGEHQLLSSVHKRTGKKLQRVRGNMVQPASIVVVHPLAKPGADVCLHLNGDCAQVCESKLGVAHCSCLSGHALSADGRSCTPAAASSGTAESGGGDSTFVEIKTPATTPDEAEPDSDSGDEGREPTLDADQMVSDQSACSALGCDVNAQCLLRGGSPSCLCLGGFTGDGQLCAELKTASPWVTTSSPADVATQDHNSNSVESCPSSHESYCLYQGVCFYFPEMESYACNCVSGYMGERCQFSDLEWWDLQQAEEEKRRNVVIAACMVALVSLLSVAACGTYCYGTRTFFHKHPSVDNVSETSETDMSETTTASVARFYMVAEHGVEGMVIPALGCPRRAVCPSCSSETGDNHESGTLSKLNRGYECSMVSAVAVETRPSLKSDSDELM, encoded by the exons ATGGACCTCGATGGGAAGAACCAGAGAAGGCTCGTGGCCGGAGTGGGAAGCTCGATGCTGCTGGACTTTCATTTCCGAGAGGAGAGCGTCTACTGGGCGGACAAACACACGGGGGTCATCTACAAGGCGTCCGTGAGAGgagcacacagacag AAACTGTACTCATCCGACAAATATGTCTCGGGCCTCGCAGTGGACTGGATTTGGAACCGTGTATATTGGACAagtgggaaaaagggaaaaatcaAGACAATGGATATAAATGGGGGAAATGAAAGGACTCTTTTAAGACACTTGACCCAACCACATTCTATCAACGTTCACCCCACGAGCAG GTTTCTTTTTTGGCTGTCTGGCGGGACGACCCCAAGCATCCAGCGGTCCGATGTGACAGGACGGATGAAAACGACACTTATTAAGAGAGCAGAACAACTGGAAGCCCTGTCAGTTGACCGAGAGGACAACAGACTGTTCTGGGTTCAGTTTGGTCTCCAAGGAGAGAGTGTCCTTGCCTCTTGCGATTTCAACGGCAACGTCCTGCAAATCGTGGATCGGCCACTTTG GTCTCAGTCACCGGGGATATCAGTTTTCATGGAGCACTTGTACTACACTGATGCAGCATCTCGGGTtataaaacaagtaaacaagTACGCTGGTGGAGAGCCACTGATcgttaacataaaacaaatggcAAAACCCCCAGTTAATATCAAGGTGGTACACCCCCTCAACCAGCCAATGGCAGACTCCCAATCATCTGTTCCAG GTTGTGACGAACAGAGTGGAAAGTGCGTGAATGTGTGTTCCAGTCTggcccagcagggggcgtgcCAATGCGCCGAAGGCTTTGCTCTTATGAAGCAAGGCATTTATTGTAAAG atgtgaatgaatgtgcgAACTGGAACCACGGCTGCTCTCTCGGTTGTGAAAACTTCCCGGGCTCCTATTTCTGTACCTGCCCCAAAGGGTATGGCCTCCTCCCGGACAGGAAGACGTGTGGAG AAATTATACCATGCGAAGGCAATGTGACCAGGAGGTGTGGTCATGGATGCCTGACGACAGACGAGggtgctgtctgtgtgtgtcctgagggATCTTCACTGCAGGAGGATGGACAAGCCTGTACTG GCTGCTCGTCTGCAGACAGAGGGGGTTGCAGTCAGCTCTGTACTCCCGTCAGACCTGGCGGGTGGAGGTGTGGTTGTCTGCCCGGCTACCAGCTCCACCAAGACGGCAGGCGCTGCATGGCCTCCGGTGAGTCACGCTACGGCAAAGCCGTCCGTATTACAGCGGGGGGGTTACATCTTAACTGCAGCACATCCCATCATGACACAATGCATTTCTATTCCTCAGGACCACCGCCGTATCTACTCGTGGCCAATCTAGTGGACGTACGAGAAGTTCATCCGGAAGGCACCAGGGATCAAACCCTGGTGGAGGATCCTAGAGGAACAATCATAGCTTTGGACTATGACCCTGTCCAGAAAATT GTGTACTTTGCCAGCGTCAGCCGGAAGACAATTGAGCGGGTGGATTTGAATGGCGGCTCGAGGGACGTTCTCGTCTCGGTCGGTTTGGACTCTCCGGAGGGACTGGCGGTCGACTGGGTCCACCGCACGATGTACTGGACGGATAAAGG CCAGTCCACTGTGGACTGCAGTGCCTTAACTGGGCGGAACAGAAAAACCATCATTAGCAAAGGGCTGGAAAAACCACGGGGAATCGCGGTTCACCCTTTGGCAAA GAAGTTGTTCTGGACTGACATCGGGGCCCGTCCTGTGGTGGAACGGTCCTctttggagggggaggagcgcgGCGTCATCGCTAGCGCCGACCTCGTGTCGCCGAGCGGCCTGACCATCGACTTCACAGAGGACCGCCTGTTCTGGTGCGACCGGAGGAGGGGCCTGGTGGAGACCGCCGCCCTGGATGGCTCGGACCGACGGGTCCTGTTCGAGAACCAAGTAG GTCGACCTTTTGACCTCGCGGTATTCGAGGACCGCTTGTGGATGTCTGACGGGGAGCACCAGCTGCTGAGCAGCGTTCACAAGCGGACCGGGAAAAAACTGCAGCGCGTCCGCGGCAACATGGTCCAACCGGCGTCCATCGTGGTGGTTCATCCCCTCGCCAAGCCAG GGGCCGACGTCTGCCTTCACCTGAATGGAGATTGCGCCCAGGTGTGTGAGAGCAAACTGGGCGTCGCCCACTGCTCCTGCCTGTCGGGCCACGCCCTCTCAGCCGATGGAAGAAGTTGCacgcccgccgccgcctccagtGGAACAGCGG AATCCGGAGGCGGAGATTCGACGTTTGTCGAGATCAAAACACCCGCGACGACGCCCGATGAAGCGGAGCCCGACTCGGACTCGGGCGACGAAGGCCGTGAGCCGACGCTCGACGCGGACCAGATGGTTTCGG ACCAGAGCGCGTGCTCCGCCCTGGGCTGCGATGTCAACGCACAGTGCCTGCTGCGCGGCGGCAGCCCCAGCTGTCTGTGTCTGGGTGGTTTTACCGGTGATGGACAGCTGTGTGCCG AGTTGAAGACCGCGTCGCCGTGGGTGACGACCAGTAGCCCCGCTGATGTTGCCACCCAGGACCACAACAGTAACTCCGTGGAGAGTTGCCCGTCGTCCCACGAGTCCTACTGCCTGTACCAGGGCGTCTGCTTCTACTTTCCTGAGATGGAGTCGTACGCGTGCAA TTGTGTCTCGGGCTACATGGGGGAGCGTTGTCAATTCAGCGACCTGGAGTGGTGGGATCTTCAGCAggccgaggaggagaagaggaggaacgtGGTGATCGCGGCCTGCATGGTGGCCCTCGTCTCCCTGCTCTCGGTCGCTGCCTGTGGCACCTACTGTTACGG
- the lrit3a gene encoding leucine-rich repeat, immunoglobulin-like domain and transmembrane domain-containing protein 3a isoform X1, with protein sequence MRRLLYLHVLVCCLGTAYPFCPSQCTCVSHGRTDGTGSRSVLCNDQDMLDIPVNVPVDTVKLRIEKTMVRRIPTEAFYYLVELRFLWITYNAVSSVDTAGFYNLKVLHELRLDGNVISVFPWESLKEMPRLRTLDLHNNRIANVPNEAVPYLLNITYLDLSSNKLVTLPSDLMDIWPPFNGAPVTNAFQKVVLGLQDNPWFCDCKISKLMELSKMTGTPVVLMDLLMTCNGPEHLAGVSFQRAELDNCVKPSVMTSATKITSPLGSNVLLRCDTTGFPTPSLYWARSDGSQVNNTVQESPGDGIRWSIMSLQRILHKDAGNYSCRAKNLAGNADATVSVSVAGGVSTTTLPLRPSTIETTELTSQGTTFTTTNSPSTTSTVTPRTSTTVVPKKPKTPTGPRVQKFPIKRAETQPEVNGRKLAADEKSKKSDPSKSVKDLKIVEETADTAVLLWTADGLPNDAPLTAVYSPYDEDDKRTLETDAGSGKVLLEGLSSGMRHSVCLVAKGSAAGKDPCIDFYTLDNVKDDGQSPLFIIVSGIACAFVVSLIALLVYKILALYCSVESSASDEEELEKDSYVKFETISMKQRTLNSHPSELWARRATNESEQMLLCSRGSVDSQMTYKSDSSRFEYLC encoded by the exons ATGCGTCGGCTTCTCTATCTGCATGTACTCGTCTGCTGCCTCGGTACGGCGTATCCCTTCTGTCCATCGCAGTGCACCTGTGTCTCTCATGGACGTACTGACGGAACAGGATCCAG ATCGGTGCTCTGCAACGACCAGGACATGTTGGATATCCCCGTCAACGTCCCCGTGGATACTGTCAAACTTCGCATTGAGAAAACTATGGTGCGGCGAATCCCAACGGAAGCTTTTTACTACCTGGTGGAGTTACGGTTCCTGTGGATTACCTACAATGCCGTCAGCTCAGTGGATACTGCAGGTTTCTACAACCTCAAAGTGCTCCACGAGCTGCGGCTGGACGGGAATGTGATCTCTGTTTTCCCTTGGGAGTCTCTAAAAGAGATGCCCAGGCTGAGGACACTGGATCTGCATAACAACAGGATCGCCAATGTTCCGAATGAGGCAGTACCCTACCTCCTCAACATCACCTACTTGGATCTATCCAGCAACAAATTGGTCACCCTGCCCTCTGATCTCATGGATATCTGGCCCCCCTTCAATGGAGCACCTGTCACTAATGCCTTCCAGAAAGTTGTGTTAG GCCTCCAAGACAACCCCTGGTTCTGTGACTGCAAAATCTCCAAGCTGATGGAGCTTTCCAAAATGACTGGCACACCAGTAGTTTTGATGGACCTATTGATGACCTGCAATGGACCAGAGCATTTGGCTGGTGTCTCATTTCAGCGGGCTGAGCTTGACAATTGTGTAAAGCCATCGGTCATGACTTCGGCAACCAAGATCACATCTCCTTTGGGCAGTAATGTCCTCCTGCGCTGTGACACCACAGGGTTTCCAACCCCATCGCTTTATTGGGCGAGGTCAGATGGCTCGCAAGtcaacaacacag TCCAGGAGTCACCTGGCGATGGCATCAGATGGTCCATCATGAGCTTGCAAAGAATATTACACAAAGACGCCGGGAACTACAGTTGCAGAGCGAAGAATTTAGCTGGCAACGCAGACGCCACCGTTTCTGTCTCGGTTGCTGGTGGCGTCAGTACCACCACGCTTCCATTGAGGCCTAGTACCATCGAAACCACCGAACTGACGAGTCAAGGCACAACATTTACTACTACCAACTCGCccagcaccacctccacagttACCCCGAGAACGTCGACAACGGTCGTCCCTAAGAAGCCGAAAACTCCCACCGGCCCCAGAGTCCAGAAATTCCCGATCAAACGAGCAGAAACCCAGCCAGAAGTTAATGGGAGAAAGCTCGCGGCCGATGAAAAGAGCAAGAAGAGCGATCCGTCAAAGTCCGTCAAAGACCTTAAGATTGTCGAGGAAACTGCTGACACTGCAGTGTTGCTCTGGACAGCAGACGGGTTACCGAATGATGCCCCACTAACGGCGGTATACTCACCCTATGATGAGGATGACAAAAGGACATTGGAGACTGATGCCGGCAGCGGGAAAGTGCTCCTCGAGGGATTGTCTTCCGGGATGAGGCACTCGGTTTGCCTCGTAGCGAAAGGGAGTGCTGCGGGAAAAGATCCTTGCATCGATTTCTACACATTGGACAACGTAAAGGACGATGGGCAGAGCCCGCTTTTCATTATCGTAAGCGGTATTGCTTGCGCTTTTGTTGTGTCTCTTATTGCACTGTTGGTCTACAAGATTCTCGCTCTGTACTGCAGCGTAGAGAGCTCGGCTTCGGACGAAGAGGAGCTGGAAAAAGACAGCTACGTCAAGTTTGAGACCATTTCAATGAAGCAAAGGACCTTGAACTCTCATCCAAGTGAACTTTGGGCAAGGAGAGCAACGAATGAATCGGAGCAAATGCTCCTGTGCTCCAGGGGGAGTGTTGACTCTCAGATGACTTATAAGAGTGACAGTTCCCGCTTTGAGTATCTCTGCTGA
- the lrit3a gene encoding leucine-rich repeat, immunoglobulin-like domain and transmembrane domain-containing protein 3a isoform X2 codes for MLDIPVNVPVDTVKLRIEKTMVRRIPTEAFYYLVELRFLWITYNAVSSVDTAGFYNLKVLHELRLDGNVISVFPWESLKEMPRLRTLDLHNNRIANVPNEAVPYLLNITYLDLSSNKLVTLPSDLMDIWPPFNGAPVTNAFQKVVLGLQDNPWFCDCKISKLMELSKMTGTPVVLMDLLMTCNGPEHLAGVSFQRAELDNCVKPSVMTSATKITSPLGSNVLLRCDTTGFPTPSLYWARSDGSQVNNTVQESPGDGIRWSIMSLQRILHKDAGNYSCRAKNLAGNADATVSVSVAGGVSTTTLPLRPSTIETTELTSQGTTFTTTNSPSTTSTVTPRTSTTVVPKKPKTPTGPRVQKFPIKRAETQPEVNGRKLAADEKSKKSDPSKSVKDLKIVEETADTAVLLWTADGLPNDAPLTAVYSPYDEDDKRTLETDAGSGKVLLEGLSSGMRHSVCLVAKGSAAGKDPCIDFYTLDNVKDDGQSPLFIIVSGIACAFVVSLIALLVYKILALYCSVESSASDEEELEKDSYVKFETISMKQRTLNSHPSELWARRATNESEQMLLCSRGSVDSQMTYKSDSSRFEYLC; via the exons ATGTTGGATATCCCCGTCAACGTCCCCGTGGATACTGTCAAACTTCGCATTGAGAAAACTATGGTGCGGCGAATCCCAACGGAAGCTTTTTACTACCTGGTGGAGTTACGGTTCCTGTGGATTACCTACAATGCCGTCAGCTCAGTGGATACTGCAGGTTTCTACAACCTCAAAGTGCTCCACGAGCTGCGGCTGGACGGGAATGTGATCTCTGTTTTCCCTTGGGAGTCTCTAAAAGAGATGCCCAGGCTGAGGACACTGGATCTGCATAACAACAGGATCGCCAATGTTCCGAATGAGGCAGTACCCTACCTCCTCAACATCACCTACTTGGATCTATCCAGCAACAAATTGGTCACCCTGCCCTCTGATCTCATGGATATCTGGCCCCCCTTCAATGGAGCACCTGTCACTAATGCCTTCCAGAAAGTTGTGTTAG GCCTCCAAGACAACCCCTGGTTCTGTGACTGCAAAATCTCCAAGCTGATGGAGCTTTCCAAAATGACTGGCACACCAGTAGTTTTGATGGACCTATTGATGACCTGCAATGGACCAGAGCATTTGGCTGGTGTCTCATTTCAGCGGGCTGAGCTTGACAATTGTGTAAAGCCATCGGTCATGACTTCGGCAACCAAGATCACATCTCCTTTGGGCAGTAATGTCCTCCTGCGCTGTGACACCACAGGGTTTCCAACCCCATCGCTTTATTGGGCGAGGTCAGATGGCTCGCAAGtcaacaacacag TCCAGGAGTCACCTGGCGATGGCATCAGATGGTCCATCATGAGCTTGCAAAGAATATTACACAAAGACGCCGGGAACTACAGTTGCAGAGCGAAGAATTTAGCTGGCAACGCAGACGCCACCGTTTCTGTCTCGGTTGCTGGTGGCGTCAGTACCACCACGCTTCCATTGAGGCCTAGTACCATCGAAACCACCGAACTGACGAGTCAAGGCACAACATTTACTACTACCAACTCGCccagcaccacctccacagttACCCCGAGAACGTCGACAACGGTCGTCCCTAAGAAGCCGAAAACTCCCACCGGCCCCAGAGTCCAGAAATTCCCGATCAAACGAGCAGAAACCCAGCCAGAAGTTAATGGGAGAAAGCTCGCGGCCGATGAAAAGAGCAAGAAGAGCGATCCGTCAAAGTCCGTCAAAGACCTTAAGATTGTCGAGGAAACTGCTGACACTGCAGTGTTGCTCTGGACAGCAGACGGGTTACCGAATGATGCCCCACTAACGGCGGTATACTCACCCTATGATGAGGATGACAAAAGGACATTGGAGACTGATGCCGGCAGCGGGAAAGTGCTCCTCGAGGGATTGTCTTCCGGGATGAGGCACTCGGTTTGCCTCGTAGCGAAAGGGAGTGCTGCGGGAAAAGATCCTTGCATCGATTTCTACACATTGGACAACGTAAAGGACGATGGGCAGAGCCCGCTTTTCATTATCGTAAGCGGTATTGCTTGCGCTTTTGTTGTGTCTCTTATTGCACTGTTGGTCTACAAGATTCTCGCTCTGTACTGCAGCGTAGAGAGCTCGGCTTCGGACGAAGAGGAGCTGGAAAAAGACAGCTACGTCAAGTTTGAGACCATTTCAATGAAGCAAAGGACCTTGAACTCTCATCCAAGTGAACTTTGGGCAAGGAGAGCAACGAATGAATCGGAGCAAATGCTCCTGTGCTCCAGGGGGAGTGTTGACTCTCAGATGACTTATAAGAGTGACAGTTCCCGCTTTGAGTATCTCTGCTGA